A region of the Betaproteobacteria bacterium genome:
TTCGGGAGAATCAATCTTCTGGTAACGGAACGACGTGTAAAAGAGCAAACTCTAGCGCTGGCGCCATCATCCGGCCAATAATGCCCGGAAAGCCGCACCAATGCTAGAGTTTGGCTTCTCCGTCAAAAGGAAACCGCACGTCCACCTCCTGCCGGATCTGATCCATCCACGCCAGCGTCTGCCGCGTCTCTTTATGCGGCATCACGTCGCTTTCGATCTTGCCGGCGGCGATGCAGCGCATCGCTTCCTCGATCTCGCCTTCAAAACCATTCACCCGCCAGGGCCGCTCCACCGTGACCGGGGCGGCGCCGGTCTGCGCCAGCGTCGCGGCGGTGCCGCCCCAGAAATGCCGGTGAAGGGTGATGGTGCCGCGCTCACCGAAGATGCGGAACGCATCATCGCCGCTGCTATCGAGGCTGCACACAAACTGCGACGTGACGCCTTCCGGAAAAACGATGGTGGCGGCCATGCGATGGTCCACTCCGGTCGGGCCGATGACGGCGGAGGCGTGAATCTGCGTGGCCGGTGGGCAGTGGCCCAGCGCGGCCTCCATCACCCATCGCGTGACGGTGAGGTTGTAGATGCCGATATCCAGCAGCGCGCCGCCGGCCTGCGCGGGATCGAACAGCCGCGAGGCGGAATTGAACGGCGCGTCGAAACAGAAGTTCGATTGCATCGCGCGCACGGCGCCAATCGCGTTGCTTTGCAGCCACTGCCGCACCTGCGCATAAATCGGCAGGAACCGCGTCCACACCGCTTCCATCAGGAACACTTTGCGTTGCCGGCTGAGGGCGATCAGCCTGGCCGCCGTCAGCGCATCGGTCACCAGCGGCTT
Encoded here:
- a CDS encoding Gfo/Idh/MocA family oxidoreductase, coding for MNNFGWAIIGPGPIAHKFADAVTHIDGATLARIQGRDLARASAFADRWCRDSAVPGHTNPRASDHIDAVLNDAAVDAVYIATPHAFHADAIRRCLEAGKPVLCEKPLVTDALTAARLIALSRQRKVFLMEAVWTRFLPIYAQVRQWLQSNAIGAVRAMQSNFCFDAPFNSASRLFDPAQAGGALLDIGIYNLTVTRWVMEAALGHCPPATQIHASAVIGPTGVDHRMAATIVFPEGVTSQFVCSLDSSGDDAFRIFGERGTITLHRHFWGGTAATLAQTGAAPVTVERPWRVNGFEGEIEEAMRCIAAGKIESDVMPHKETRQTLAWMDQIRQEVDVRFPFDGEAKL